One part of the Gammaproteobacteria bacterium genome encodes these proteins:
- a CDS encoding permease-like cell division protein FtsX: protein MFATLRLYLDSHRLALAGTLARLAKAPLASALTLSLIAVALALPAIALSVLHNTGALLPDHSSPARISVYLKPQTADAEVRRLGAEIAAIEGVAQAAVISAEESLRAFREQRDIGDMLALFESNPLPAVVEVTPDAQHDRAPGLNLLSARLRNLNGVDRAETNIAWLQRLDAIIALARTAVHLLAALFAAVVLLVIAAIIRSETERCRDEMEILALLGAGDAFIRRPFFYTALCYGLGGGLLAGLAAAIATAVIDGHLRQLLSLYGSDFARDAAFWPRVVVYTTGAGAALCLAGAWLSLRRERG from the coding sequence GGCGCGGCTGGCGAAAGCGCCGCTGGCGAGCGCGCTGACCCTGTCGCTGATTGCGGTTGCGCTGGCGCTGCCGGCGATTGCGCTGAGCGTGCTGCACAACACCGGCGCGCTACTGCCGGACCACTCGTCGCCGGCCCGAATCTCGGTCTATCTGAAACCGCAAACCGCCGACGCCGAAGTGCGCCGCCTGGGCGCGGAAATCGCCGCCATTGAAGGCGTCGCGCAGGCCGCCGTCATCAGCGCCGAAGAATCGCTGCGCGCGTTCCGCGAACAGCGCGACATCGGCGACATGCTGGCGCTGTTTGAAAGCAACCCGCTGCCCGCGGTGGTGGAAGTGACGCCCGACGCGCAGCACGACCGCGCGCCGGGGCTGAACCTGCTGAGCGCGCGCCTTCGCAATCTGAACGGCGTGGACCGCGCCGAAACCAACATCGCCTGGCTGCAACGGCTGGACGCCATCATCGCGCTGGCGCGCACCGCCGTTCACCTGCTGGCGGCGCTGTTCGCGGCGGTTGTGCTGCTGGTCATCGCCGCCATCATCCGCTCGGAAACCGAAAGATGCCGCGATGAAATGGAAATTCTCGCGCTGCTCGGCGCCGGCGACGCCTTCATCCGCCGCCCGTTCTTCTACACCGCCCTGTGCTACGGCCTCGGCGGCGGCCTGCTGGCGGGCCTCGCCGCCGCGATTGCAACCGCCGTTATTGACGGCCACCTGCGGCAACTGCTGTCGCTTTACGGCAGTGATTTTGCGCGCGATGCGGCGTTCTGGCCGCGTGTTGTGGTGTACACCACCGGGGCGGGCGCGGCGCTGTGCCTTGCGGGGGCGTGGTTGTCGTTGAGGAGGGAGAGGGGTTAG
- a CDS encoding HNH endonuclease yields the protein MELFAILVFIFFAYLIFSFVSDLFSIGNERRERKEQKRKLVSARPALSAWITEAGIDLKCARCLSSAFRVLKCSPHGLSFEGQCTNCGAKKWFKATRTSEPFDFPAYGFSRLDELDVIISKSVQPADDSQEENEQTKRSRHISESVRHEVWRRDQGRCCQCGSKENIEFDHIIPFSKGGSNTARNIQLLCESCNAKKRDRI from the coding sequence GTGGAACTATTCGCTATTCTCGTTTTTATTTTTTTCGCTTATCTTATTTTTTCTTTCGTTAGTGATCTCTTTTCGATTGGCAATGAGAGGAGAGAACGGAAAGAACAGAAACGGAAATTGGTGTCAGCGCGCCCTGCATTAAGTGCCTGGATTACAGAGGCGGGTATTGACCTTAAGTGTGCGAGGTGCTTGTCCAGTGCCTTCCGCGTGCTTAAATGCAGCCCCCATGGACTGAGCTTTGAAGGACAGTGCACGAACTGTGGTGCTAAAAAATGGTTCAAGGCGACGCGGACAAGCGAACCATTTGATTTTCCTGCCTACGGGTTTTCTAGGTTGGACGAGCTGGATGTAATAATATCCAAGTCGGTGCAGCCCGCTGACGACTCTCAGGAAGAGAATGAGCAGACGAAGAGAAGCAGACATATTTCCGAAAGTGTTCGCCATGAGGTCTGGCGCAGAGACCAAGGCCGGTGTTGTCAATGCGGCAGCAAGGAAAACATCGAATTTGATCACATCATTCCCTTTTCCAAGGGCGGATCAAATACTGCAAGGAACATTCAATTGCTTTGCGAATCCTGCAATGCGAAAAAGCGCGACAGGATATAA